From a single Lolium rigidum isolate FL_2022 chromosome 7, APGP_CSIRO_Lrig_0.1, whole genome shotgun sequence genomic region:
- the LOC124674163 gene encoding cyclin-dependent kinase G-2-like isoform X2 encodes MAAGRHGGYRDYEAREREPDAEASRRTAEQQHPGGRQRSDADRRRDGGSSRGGRDGSNGYGHRRSHPPKSRLSGRLGDREPGEVLSGSASDDSGGRLHRAAENVVSSSGREGAAGAAAQLTSKKRKFSPIIWDRDSPKPPLHSDTARGKEAMEPVSADTANGKKVAEPAELPPPPPVIPQGHIPERLAVDKSPMDVDLAVDTESTEQSHEPEESKVLEPEEAKVLEPEESKVLEEEEYPTMRNISTSRWAGANDDEQVGTSLRKKKSTTPADFADLGQGKKTPSPELGEVVTSDISGGGRTMSRSTDSGRMGNDEKEVDKDDYMDVDREEASDNDSVDRLSSGSENQVRRSETPEPVKPAHRCINMLHGCRSVDVFERLNKINEGTYGVVYRAKDKKTAEVVALKKVKMEKEREGFPLTSLREINILLSFHHPSIVDVKEVVVGSSLDSIFMVMEYMEHDLKGVMENMKQPYTQSEVKCLVLQLLEGVKYLHDNWVLHRDLKTSNLLLNNRGELKICDFGLSRQYGSPLKPYTQLVVTLWYRAPELLLGAKEYSTAIDMWSVGCIMAELLAKEPLFNGKTEFEQLDKVQ; translated from the exons ATGGCCGCCGGCCGTCACGGAGGGTACAGGGACTACGAGGCGCGGGAGCGGGAGCCCGACGCGGAGGCGTCCCGGAGGACCGCCGAGCAACAACACCCGGGCGGCCGCCAGCGGAGCGACGCCGACCGCCGCCGCGACGGCGGGAGCAGCCGAGGCGGCAGGGATGGCTCCAACGGGTACGGCCACCGCCGCTCGCACCCGCCAAAGAGCCGCCTTTCGGGGAGGCTGGGGGACCGGGAGCCCGGCGAGGTGCTCAGCGGGAGCGCGTCCGATGACTCCGGCGGGAGGCTCCACAGAGCGGCTGAGAATGTCGTGTCCAGTTCTGGCAGGGAGGGTGCGGCGGGGGCAGCGGCCCAGTTGACCAGCAAGAAGAGGAAATTCTCGCCGATTATTTGGGACAGGGATAGCCCCAAGCCGCCGTTACATTCTGACACAGCAAGGGGCAAGGAAGCGATGGAACCCGTGTCCGCTGATACAGCAAATGGCAAGAAGGTTGCGGAGCCTGCCGAACTTCCTCCGCCTCCCCCAGTGATCCCACAGGGGCACATCCCGGAGAGGTTGGCGGTGGATAAGTCACCGATGGATGTGGACCTTGCTGTCGATACCGAGAGCACTGAGCAGTCGCATGAACCGGAGGAGAGCAAAGTGCTCGAGCCGGAAGAGGCTAAAGTGCTCGAGCCGGAGGAGAGTAAGGTGCTTGAGGAAGAGGAGTACCCAACAATGAGGAACATATCAACTTCACGGTGGGCCGGTGCTAACGACGATGAGCAGGTAGGGACATCACTCAGGAAGAAGAAAAGCACAACTCCTGCAGATTTCGCTGACTTGGGGCAGGGTAAGAAGACTCCTAGCCCAGAGCTTGGAGAGGTTGTGACCAGTGATATCTCTGGAGGGGGGAGGACCATGTCAAGGTCGACTGATTCAGGGAGAATGGGCAACGATGAGAAGGAAGTGGATAAAGATGACTACATGGATGTTGATAGGGAGGAGGCTAGTGATAATGATTCAGTTGACCGTCTGTCTTCTGGCTCGGAGAACCAAGTGCGCAGGTCTGAAACCCCTGAGCCAGTGAAGCCAGCTCATCGATGCATCAATATGCTTCACGGTTGCAGAAGTGTTGATGTGTTTGAGAGGCTCAACAAGATCAACGAGGGCACTTATGGTGTTGTATATAGAGCAAAGGACAAGAAGACTGCTGAGGTTGTTGCGTTGAAGAAGGTCAAGATGGAAAAGGAGAGAGAAGGTTTCCCGTTGACTTCTCTGAGGGAGATCAATATCCTTCTGTCTTTCCACCACCCTTCAATTGTTGATGTTAAGGAAGTTGTAGTTGGCAGTAGTCTGGACAGTATTTTTATGGTGATGGAGTACATGGAGCATGATCTGAAAGGTGTCATGGAGAATATGAAGCAGCCATATACCCAGAGTGAGGTCAAATGTTTAGTGCTTCAGCTATTAGAGGGTGTAAAGTATCTTCATGACAATTGGGTACTTCATAG GGATCTGAAGACCTCTAATCTGTTACTGAATAACCGTGGTGAGTTGAAAATTTGTGATTTTGGACTGTCTCGTCAATATGGGAGCCCATTAAAACCTTATACTCAATTGGTTGTGACTTTGTGGTACAG GGCACCAGAACTGTTGCTAGGAGCAAAGGAATACTCCACTGCTATTGATATGTGGTCCGTGGGATGCATAATGGCAGAGCTTCTGGCcaaagaaccattgttcaatggaAAAACTGAGTTCGAACAGCTAGACAAG GTACAATAG
- the LOC124674163 gene encoding cyclin-dependent kinase G-2-like isoform X1, with the protein MAAGRHGGYRDYEAREREPDAEASRRTAEQQHPGGRQRSDADRRRDGGSSRGGRDGSNGYGHRRSHPPKSRLSGRLGDREPGEVLSGSASDDSGGRLHRAAENVVSSSGREGAAGAAAQLTSKKRKFSPIIWDRDSPKPPLHSDTARGKEAMEPVSADTANGKKVAEPAELPPPPPVIPQGHIPERLAVDKSPMDVDLAVDTESTEQSHEPEESKVLEPEEAKVLEPEESKVLEEEEYPTMRNISTSRWAGANDDEQVGTSLRKKKSTTPADFADLGQGKKTPSPELGEVVTSDISGGGRTMSRSTDSGRMGNDEKEVDKDDYMDVDREEASDNDSVDRLSSGSENQVRRSETPEPVKPAHRCINMLHGCRSVDVFERLNKINEGTYGVVYRAKDKKTAEVVALKKVKMEKEREGFPLTSLREINILLSFHHPSIVDVKEVVVGSSLDSIFMVMEYMEHDLKGVMENMKQPYTQSEVKCLVLQLLEGVKYLHDNWVLHRDLKTSNLLLNNRGELKICDFGLSRQYGSPLKPYTQLVVTLWYRAPELLLGAKEYSTAIDMWSVGCIMAELLAKEPLFNGKTEFEQLDKIFRTLGTPNEKIWPGYAKLPGVKVNFVKQPYNRLREKFPAASFSGTRPNLSEAGFDLLNKLLTYDPEKRISADAALQHPWFHEVPLPKSKDFMPTFPALNELDRRTRRYLKSPDPLEEQRLKELQAKGNRGLFG; encoded by the exons ATGGCCGCCGGCCGTCACGGAGGGTACAGGGACTACGAGGCGCGGGAGCGGGAGCCCGACGCGGAGGCGTCCCGGAGGACCGCCGAGCAACAACACCCGGGCGGCCGCCAGCGGAGCGACGCCGACCGCCGCCGCGACGGCGGGAGCAGCCGAGGCGGCAGGGATGGCTCCAACGGGTACGGCCACCGCCGCTCGCACCCGCCAAAGAGCCGCCTTTCGGGGAGGCTGGGGGACCGGGAGCCCGGCGAGGTGCTCAGCGGGAGCGCGTCCGATGACTCCGGCGGGAGGCTCCACAGAGCGGCTGAGAATGTCGTGTCCAGTTCTGGCAGGGAGGGTGCGGCGGGGGCAGCGGCCCAGTTGACCAGCAAGAAGAGGAAATTCTCGCCGATTATTTGGGACAGGGATAGCCCCAAGCCGCCGTTACATTCTGACACAGCAAGGGGCAAGGAAGCGATGGAACCCGTGTCCGCTGATACAGCAAATGGCAAGAAGGTTGCGGAGCCTGCCGAACTTCCTCCGCCTCCCCCAGTGATCCCACAGGGGCACATCCCGGAGAGGTTGGCGGTGGATAAGTCACCGATGGATGTGGACCTTGCTGTCGATACCGAGAGCACTGAGCAGTCGCATGAACCGGAGGAGAGCAAAGTGCTCGAGCCGGAAGAGGCTAAAGTGCTCGAGCCGGAGGAGAGTAAGGTGCTTGAGGAAGAGGAGTACCCAACAATGAGGAACATATCAACTTCACGGTGGGCCGGTGCTAACGACGATGAGCAGGTAGGGACATCACTCAGGAAGAAGAAAAGCACAACTCCTGCAGATTTCGCTGACTTGGGGCAGGGTAAGAAGACTCCTAGCCCAGAGCTTGGAGAGGTTGTGACCAGTGATATCTCTGGAGGGGGGAGGACCATGTCAAGGTCGACTGATTCAGGGAGAATGGGCAACGATGAGAAGGAAGTGGATAAAGATGACTACATGGATGTTGATAGGGAGGAGGCTAGTGATAATGATTCAGTTGACCGTCTGTCTTCTGGCTCGGAGAACCAAGTGCGCAGGTCTGAAACCCCTGAGCCAGTGAAGCCAGCTCATCGATGCATCAATATGCTTCACGGTTGCAGAAGTGTTGATGTGTTTGAGAGGCTCAACAAGATCAACGAGGGCACTTATGGTGTTGTATATAGAGCAAAGGACAAGAAGACTGCTGAGGTTGTTGCGTTGAAGAAGGTCAAGATGGAAAAGGAGAGAGAAGGTTTCCCGTTGACTTCTCTGAGGGAGATCAATATCCTTCTGTCTTTCCACCACCCTTCAATTGTTGATGTTAAGGAAGTTGTAGTTGGCAGTAGTCTGGACAGTATTTTTATGGTGATGGAGTACATGGAGCATGATCTGAAAGGTGTCATGGAGAATATGAAGCAGCCATATACCCAGAGTGAGGTCAAATGTTTAGTGCTTCAGCTATTAGAGGGTGTAAAGTATCTTCATGACAATTGGGTACTTCATAG GGATCTGAAGACCTCTAATCTGTTACTGAATAACCGTGGTGAGTTGAAAATTTGTGATTTTGGACTGTCTCGTCAATATGGGAGCCCATTAAAACCTTATACTCAATTGGTTGTGACTTTGTGGTACAG GGCACCAGAACTGTTGCTAGGAGCAAAGGAATACTCCACTGCTATTGATATGTGGTCCGTGGGATGCATAATGGCAGAGCTTCTGGCcaaagaaccattgttcaatggaAAAACTGAGTTCGAACAGCTAGACAAG ATATTTAGAACACTTGGCACACCTAATGAGAAGATATGGCCTGGTTATGCCAAATTACCAGGTGTCAAAGTAAATTTTGTCAAACAACC GTACAATAGATTAAGGGAGAAGTTCCCAGCTGcttctttttctggcacgcgtccAAATCTATCTGAAGCTGGTTTTGATCTGTTGAATAAACTCCTAACTTATGATCCTGAGAAG CGTATATCAGCTGATGCTGCCTTGCAGCATCCGTGGTTCCATGAAGTGCCTCTGCCTAAGTCAAAGGACTTCATGCCAACATTTCCTGCTTTAAATGAACTGGACAG GCGAACCAGACGGTATTTGAAGAGTCCTGATCCCCTAGAGGAGCAACGGTTGAAAGAACTGCAAGCAAAAGGCAACCGTGGCCTTTTCGGCTGA